From a region of the Candidatus Woesearchaeota archaeon genome:
- a CDS encoding methyltransferase domain-containing protein, whose product MTYLKKEIKYLKQILTREEIKYYNFHKKRYLDILQSIHINKNVKILDLGCSNGHLLLILKKLGADVCGVDYTDKWKERFKKYGIMFKKCNIESDPLPYLDDTFDYVMMNEVIEHLVKEINLPIKECKRILKKNGKLIISTPNACELGKRLLFLLGKNIYWDINTFYERGIYERHNREFSMDELKFILKINGFSKFKSKYLSSWEGLRQIEKNNPLATIISMIQKIFPKFRSNLLIIANKSN is encoded by the coding sequence ATGACTTATTTAAAAAAAGAAATTAAATATCTTAAACAAATTTTAACACGAGAAGAAATAAAATACTATAATTTCCACAAAAAGAGATATTTAGACATATTACAATCCATTCATATTAATAAAAATGTTAAAATATTGGATTTGGGGTGCAGTAATGGGCATTTATTACTTATATTAAAAAAATTAGGAGCTGATGTGTGCGGGGTTGATTATACGGATAAGTGGAAAGAAAGATTCAAAAAATATGGAATTATGTTTAAAAAATGCAATATAGAGTCAGATCCCCTCCCGTATTTAGACGATACTTTTGATTATGTAATGATGAATGAGGTTATTGAACATCTGGTAAAAGAGATAAATTTACCAATTAAAGAATGTAAAAGGATATTAAAAAAAAATGGAAAATTGATTATATCTACGCCCAATGCATGTGAATTAGGCAAAAGGTTATTATTCTTATTGGGCAAGAATATTTATTGGGATATAAATACATTTTATGAGAGGGGAATTTATGAAAGGCATAATAGAGAATTCAGCATGGATGAATTAAAATTTATACTTAAAATAAATGGATTTTCAAAATTTAAAAGCAAATATCTTTCTTCATGGGAAGGGTTGAGACAAATTGAGAAAAATAATCCTTTAGCAACAATTATTTCAATGATTCAAAAAATATTTCCTAAATTTAGATCAAATCTTCTTATAATTGCGAATAAGTCAAATTAA